One part of the Rhodococcus oxybenzonivorans genome encodes these proteins:
- a CDS encoding NADH:flavin oxidoreductase has translation MTIDLDPPTVKVDPLGPAKLGPITLRNRVIKAATYEGLTPKGLVTDELIEFHRQPAAGGVGMTTVAYCAVAADGRTAPGQITWRDDAMPGLRKLTDAIHAEGAAVSAQIGHAGPVAGAKYNGAPALAPSTQFRLTTQTLARAATVADIERITAQHVDASKRAIEAGFDAIELHFGHNYFISSFLSPRTNRRKDRYGGSLENRARLARETARAVRDAVGDRIAILAKLNMDDGVAGGFWVDEAIQVAQWLEQDGSLDALELTAGSSLLNPMYLFKGDAPLREFAAAMPQPTKLGIQLVGKHFLREYPYRDAYLLDDARQIRAAVTMPLVLLGGITGKASMDLAMEEGFQFVAIARALLREPDLVNRITAETHRPGLCNHCNKCMTAIYGGTHCVLRKP, from the coding sequence ATGACCATAGATCTCGACCCGCCCACCGTGAAGGTCGATCCACTCGGGCCGGCCAAGCTCGGGCCGATCACTCTGCGCAATCGCGTCATCAAGGCCGCGACGTACGAGGGACTCACGCCTAAGGGTCTGGTCACCGACGAACTGATCGAGTTTCATCGGCAGCCGGCGGCGGGTGGGGTCGGCATGACCACCGTCGCCTATTGCGCCGTCGCCGCCGACGGCCGCACGGCTCCCGGCCAGATCACCTGGCGTGACGACGCGATGCCGGGACTGCGGAAGCTGACCGACGCCATCCATGCGGAGGGGGCGGCGGTGTCTGCACAGATCGGGCATGCAGGGCCGGTGGCCGGCGCCAAATACAACGGCGCCCCCGCGCTGGCGCCGAGCACCCAGTTCCGTCTGACGACGCAGACCTTGGCGCGCGCGGCAACCGTCGCCGACATCGAGCGGATCACCGCGCAGCACGTCGACGCATCGAAGCGGGCCATCGAGGCCGGCTTCGATGCGATCGAGCTGCACTTCGGGCACAACTACTTCATCAGCTCGTTCCTGAGCCCCCGGACCAATCGGCGCAAGGACCGATACGGCGGCAGCCTCGAGAACCGCGCGCGGCTCGCCCGTGAGACCGCGCGGGCTGTCCGCGACGCGGTGGGCGATCGGATCGCGATCCTCGCCAAGTTGAACATGGACGACGGTGTGGCGGGCGGTTTCTGGGTAGACGAGGCCATCCAGGTGGCGCAGTGGCTCGAGCAGGACGGCTCGCTCGACGCACTCGAACTGACGGCGGGCAGCTCGCTGCTGAATCCGATGTACCTGTTCAAAGGTGATGCGCCGCTGCGGGAATTCGCGGCCGCCATGCCGCAACCCACCAAGCTCGGCATCCAGCTCGTCGGCAAGCATTTCCTGAGGGAGTACCCCTATCGCGACGCCTACCTGCTCGACGACGCCCGTCAGATCCGGGCGGCCGTCACCATGCCGCTGGTGCTTCTCGGCGGTATCACCGGCAAGGCGAGCATGGATCTCGCCATGGAAGAGGGCTTCCAGTTCGTGGCGATCGCGCGCGCACTGCTGCGTGAGCCCGATCTGGTCAACCGCATCACCGCGGAGACCCACAGACCGGGACTGTGCAATCACTGCAACAAGTGCATGACGGCGATCTACGGTGGCACCCATTGCGTGCTTCGGAAGCCATGA
- a CDS encoding AMP-binding protein, with protein MTTHTPSRGELELERRTIAQMLLDRLGDERLGVRTREQDWTWDAVVHESAARAALAASLRRGGTFHIGVLLENTPEFLFWLGGAALGGATIVGINPTRRGAELEAEIRYVDCQLIVTDAAGKAQLTGLDLGLSEDRFLLVDDPMYADRVASCRVEHPAADPAIDVSTLFLLLFTSGTTGTSKAVRCSQGRLARLAYSNTVKYGHVREDVDYCCMPLFHGNALMALWAPALANGATVCLPRKFSASGFLPDVRFFGATFFTYVGKALAYLMATPELPDDSDNTLVRGFGTEASPEDKAEFIRRFGAELYEGYGSSEGAGSVTLDPAAPEGALGRPAHENIVIVDPDTLEEKARARLDEHGRVLNPDEAIGEMVDKAGAGRFEGYYKNEDAVADRIRHGWYWTGDLGYLDEEGFLYFAGRKGDWIRVDGENTSALMVERILRRHPKVIATGVYAVPDPRSGDQVMAAVEMSDPSDFDPADFASFLAGQDDLGTKSAPRFIRVSTDLPVTGSNKVLKRALQEQGWRCDDPVFRWVGRGAPEYHEMTESEKSALEQEFHTHGRQRFLQV; from the coding sequence ATGACCACGCACACGCCGTCGAGAGGAGAGCTCGAGTTGGAACGCAGAACGATCGCCCAGATGCTCCTCGACCGGTTGGGTGACGAACGGCTGGGAGTCCGCACCCGCGAGCAGGACTGGACGTGGGACGCGGTGGTTCACGAGAGCGCGGCGCGTGCCGCGCTCGCCGCGTCGCTGCGGCGCGGCGGTACGTTCCACATCGGTGTGCTGCTCGAGAACACCCCCGAGTTCCTGTTCTGGCTGGGTGGCGCGGCGCTCGGGGGAGCGACGATCGTCGGCATCAATCCCACCCGCCGCGGGGCCGAACTCGAGGCCGAGATCCGGTACGTCGACTGCCAGCTGATCGTCACGGATGCCGCGGGCAAGGCGCAGCTCACCGGTCTCGACCTCGGATTGTCCGAAGACCGATTCCTCCTCGTGGACGATCCGATGTACGCGGATCGGGTGGCGTCCTGCCGGGTGGAGCACCCCGCAGCGGATCCGGCGATCGACGTCTCGACGCTGTTTCTGCTGCTGTTCACCTCGGGCACGACGGGCACGTCGAAAGCCGTGCGGTGCAGCCAGGGTCGCCTGGCGCGCCTCGCCTACTCCAACACGGTGAAGTACGGCCACGTGCGGGAGGACGTCGACTACTGCTGCATGCCGCTGTTCCACGGCAACGCCCTGATGGCGTTGTGGGCGCCCGCACTCGCCAACGGGGCCACCGTGTGTCTGCCGCGTAAGTTCTCGGCCTCGGGATTCCTGCCCGACGTCCGGTTCTTCGGCGCCACCTTCTTCACCTACGTGGGCAAGGCGCTGGCGTACCTGATGGCCACGCCGGAGTTGCCGGACGATTCCGACAACACGCTCGTACGGGGCTTCGGCACGGAGGCCTCACCGGAGGACAAGGCCGAGTTCATCCGACGGTTCGGCGCCGAACTGTACGAGGGGTACGGCTCCAGTGAAGGCGCCGGCTCGGTGACGCTCGACCCCGCCGCCCCCGAGGGTGCTCTCGGCAGACCCGCTCACGAGAACATCGTCATCGTCGATCCCGACACCCTCGAGGAGAAAGCCCGGGCCCGGCTCGACGAACACGGCCGCGTCCTCAACCCGGACGAGGCGATCGGTGAGATGGTCGACAAGGCCGGAGCAGGGCGATTCGAGGGTTACTACAAGAACGAGGATGCCGTCGCTGACCGCATCAGGCACGGCTGGTACTGGACCGGTGACCTCGGCTACCTCGATGAGGAGGGGTTCCTGTACTTCGCGGGCCGCAAGGGTGACTGGATCCGGGTGGACGGGGAGAACACCTCCGCACTGATGGTGGAACGGATTCTGCGACGCCATCCCAAGGTGATTGCCACCGGCGTCTACGCCGTTCCCGACCCGCGGTCGGGCGACCAGGTGATGGCCGCCGTCGAGATGTCCGACCCCAGCGACTTCGACCCCGCGGACTTCGCATCCTTCCTCGCCGGCCAGGACGACCTGGGGACGAAGTCCGCGCCGCGCTTCATCCGCGTGTCCACCGACCTGCCCGTGACAGGATCGAACAAGGTACTCAAACGTGCTCTGCAGGAACAGGGTTGGCGGTGTGACGATCCGGTCTTCCGATGGGTCGGACGCGGCGCTCCCGAATACCACGAAATGACCGAGAGCGAGAAGAGCGCGCTGGAGCAGGAATTCCACACGCACGGGCGGCAACGGTTCCTGCAGGTGTGA
- a CDS encoding helix-turn-helix domain-containing protein: MAEVQEWALSHLDESLTVDRLADQARMSRRSFVRHFQQSTGTTPARWILEHRLQEARALLETTDWGIDSIAGKCGFGSSVTLRQRFAAAFAISPSAYRRQFADQRGSIADTTPKGHQI, encoded by the coding sequence ATGGCCGAAGTGCAGGAGTGGGCACTCAGCCATCTCGACGAGTCGCTCACCGTGGACCGACTCGCCGATCAGGCACGGATGAGCAGACGCAGCTTCGTACGCCACTTCCAGCAATCCACCGGAACGACACCAGCACGCTGGATACTCGAACACCGCCTGCAAGAAGCTCGGGCACTACTCGAAACAACCGACTGGGGAATCGACTCCATCGCCGGGAAATGCGGCTTCGGGAGCAGCGTCACCCTTCGGCAGAGGTTCGCCGCAGCGTTCGCGATTTCCCCCTCGGCGTACCGGCGGCAATTCGCGGACCAGCGCGGCAGCATTGCCGACACGACACCGAAGGGACACCAGATCTGA
- a CDS encoding alkyl/aryl-sulfatase, whose protein sequence is MSADFADRTDFDNANRGLVAVLEPAQVRADDGRVVYDAEGFAAATTGDCPDTVNPSLWRQAQLTAIHGLFEVTAGIYQIRGYDLSNMTLVEGETGVVVIDPLVSAECAAAGLALYRAHRGDRPVTAVIYTHSHIDHFGGVLGVVDADTTVPIVAPEHFLEHAVSENVYAGGAMLRRGMFHTGIVLPVGATGTLGAGLGPSTSNGTVGLLAPTLDITHTGQEETLDGVRMVFQVTPGTEAPSEMNFFFPDHRALCLAENATHNLHNLLTLRGAEVRDARNWSRYLTESIEMFAYDSDVAFASHHWPTWGTDELIGYLTEQRDLYAYLHDQTLRRLNQGQVGTEIAEDFPMPPALDAAWHTHGYYGSVSHNVKAIYQRYLGWYDGNPAHLWQHPPEAAGARYVRAIGGIDAAVARAREFADEGDLRFAAELASHAVFAEPNHAGAKEVLTDVLTRLGYGSECATWRNNFLVGASEVDGPPHPAEVSAAGMATALTITQIFDSIAIRIDGPRAWDVSATIRWHFTDVDETYRIELSNGVLIHYPTKRSDPADLVVKLTKPQLLGLLAGSGTDTITMDGDATAITRIVELTDAPDPAFTIVTP, encoded by the coding sequence ATGTCCGCCGATTTCGCCGATCGCACCGATTTCGACAATGCCAACCGTGGTCTTGTCGCCGTGCTCGAACCTGCGCAGGTCCGCGCCGATGACGGCCGGGTGGTGTACGACGCCGAGGGCTTTGCCGCGGCGACCACCGGTGACTGTCCCGACACGGTGAACCCGAGCCTCTGGCGCCAAGCACAGTTGACTGCGATCCACGGACTGTTCGAGGTCACCGCGGGGATCTATCAGATCCGTGGCTACGACCTGTCGAACATGACGCTCGTCGAGGGCGAGACCGGGGTGGTTGTGATCGACCCGTTGGTCTCTGCCGAGTGCGCCGCGGCCGGGCTCGCGCTGTATCGCGCGCATCGTGGCGACCGCCCGGTGACCGCTGTCATCTACACCCACTCTCACATCGACCACTTCGGTGGCGTACTCGGTGTCGTCGACGCCGACACCACCGTGCCGATCGTCGCCCCCGAACATTTCTTGGAGCACGCGGTCTCCGAGAACGTCTACGCGGGCGGTGCGATGCTGCGGCGCGGCATGTTCCACACCGGAATCGTGCTGCCCGTCGGCGCGACCGGCACCCTGGGGGCGGGCCTCGGGCCCAGCACATCGAACGGAACCGTGGGACTGCTCGCACCCACGCTCGATATCACCCACACGGGGCAGGAGGAGACGCTCGACGGCGTCCGCATGGTGTTCCAGGTGACGCCGGGAACCGAGGCCCCGTCGGAGATGAACTTCTTCTTCCCCGACCATCGCGCGCTCTGCTTGGCGGAGAACGCGACCCACAATCTGCACAATCTGTTGACGTTGCGGGGCGCGGAGGTGCGCGACGCACGCAACTGGTCGCGGTACCTCACCGAGTCGATCGAGATGTTCGCATACGACTCGGACGTCGCCTTCGCCTCGCACCACTGGCCGACCTGGGGTACCGACGAGCTGATCGGGTACCTCACCGAACAGCGCGACCTCTATGCCTACCTTCATGATCAAACGCTGCGCCGCCTCAACCAGGGGCAGGTGGGCACCGAAATCGCTGAAGACTTTCCGATGCCGCCCGCTCTGGACGCCGCGTGGCACACCCACGGCTACTACGGCTCGGTCAGCCACAATGTGAAGGCGATCTATCAGCGCTACCTCGGTTGGTACGACGGCAACCCGGCGCACCTGTGGCAGCACCCCCCGGAGGCGGCAGGCGCCCGCTACGTCCGTGCGATCGGTGGAATCGATGCCGCCGTTGCGAGGGCCAGGGAGTTCGCTGACGAAGGTGATCTGCGTTTCGCCGCCGAACTCGCGAGCCATGCGGTGTTCGCCGAGCCGAATCACGCCGGTGCCAAAGAAGTGCTCACCGACGTGCTGACCCGACTCGGCTACGGCTCCGAGTGCGCGACGTGGCGGAACAACTTCCTCGTCGGCGCAAGCGAGGTCGATGGCCCGCCGCATCCGGCCGAGGTCAGTGCGGCGGGCATGGCTACCGCGCTCACCATCACGCAGATCTTCGACAGCATCGCGATCCGCATCGACGGTCCGCGGGCCTGGGATGTGTCGGCGACGATCCGCTGGCACTTCACCGACGTGGACGAGACCTACCGCATCGAGTTGTCGAACGGCGTGTTGATCCACTACCCGACAAAGCGGTCCGATCCGGCCGACCTCGTGGTGAAGCTGACGAAGCCACAGTTGCTCGGCCTGCTGGCCGGATCCGGAACCGACACCATCACTATGGACGGCGACGCGACAGCCATCACCAGGATCGTCGAACTGACCGACGCCCCCGACCCGGCATTCACCATCGTCACCCCGTGA
- a CDS encoding protein kinase domain-containing protein, with the protein MNNVDPFATQRDVSGAVTAELAAAGFEDAVEIGRGGFGIVYRCTQASLERSVAVKVLTADLDQENRERFVREQRAAGRLTGHPNIVNILHADVTDNGRPFIVMPYCARGSVDARIRRHGPLPLADVLRLGVKMAAALDAAHKVGILHRDIKPANILLTDYGEPALTDFGIAHITGGFETTTGVVTGSPAFIAPEVVAGRPPSTSADVYGLGATLFAALTGHAAFERRSGEQLMAHFVRITSEPVPDPREHGVPEDVSAIIEQTMASDPETRPSAAELSQHLREAQLRHGFAVEDIALHTTESGAATDAPPEKGGWPVPSWSADSGRGGQLPLELTSFVDRHTELTEARNALSNARLLTLTGTGGVGKTRLALRIAGKVRRDFADGTTLVELGELRDELLLAGVVANALGLRDQSARPIPEVLVEFLAGREQLLILDNCEQLVSAVAKLTETLLRTCPRLRILATSREPLGISGEAVLLVPPLGVPDPDDLPRGMAGNDAITLFAERGAAAAPGFEVTEENKVTIARICQRLDGLPLPIELAAARLRAMTPEQILQRLTDRYVLLTHGSRDAPSRQQTLRMCIDWSYDLCTPAEQRLWSQLSVFAGSFDLDAAEQVCGADLPAQEILDTVTYLVDKSILIREPAGAEMRFRMLETVRDYGREKAQESGEHAELRQRHRDWCERLVLDTESQWISSRELALITVLVREHPNIRDALESCVSESPASGLRIVAALYPFWLSRGLLSEGRRWLDRLLARQPAQPTVDHAKALYVGSMMTGVQGDLQAAAALVEDAHELEARTRDPLVRAHIDSALGYAALFGGQPLDARAYLEKAVRTYAGRNDVVEVVALVGLGLADEFLGDTEHAIECYERVLVITDARGESVFRSYCLWGLAVAVWRRGERERAVRLLEQALRADLEVNDRLNASFSLQAMAWIAAEDQNARRAVVLLAASEKLSRSVGSPIVVLPNMSEYQEACERATRHALSKETFAAAHRDGAGLSFGDAIAYALGEQLPAEPPPSALAAHLTKREREVAELIAEGLTNKEIATRLVISPRTAQGHVEHILTKLEFTSRTQIAAWVVEQRRENL; encoded by the coding sequence ATGAATAACGTGGATCCATTCGCGACCCAACGCGACGTGTCCGGTGCGGTCACGGCGGAGCTCGCGGCGGCGGGGTTCGAGGATGCTGTCGAGATCGGTCGTGGCGGGTTCGGGATCGTGTACCGGTGCACGCAGGCGTCGCTCGAACGTTCGGTGGCTGTCAAGGTCCTGACTGCGGATCTCGACCAGGAAAACCGGGAACGGTTCGTGCGAGAGCAGCGGGCGGCGGGCCGGTTGACCGGTCATCCCAACATCGTCAACATTCTCCATGCCGATGTGACCGACAACGGTCGCCCGTTCATTGTGATGCCTTACTGCGCTCGGGGCTCCGTCGATGCCCGAATCAGGCGCCACGGCCCGCTTCCGCTGGCCGATGTGCTCCGGCTCGGGGTGAAGATGGCCGCTGCCTTGGACGCCGCGCACAAGGTCGGCATCCTCCATCGCGACATCAAGCCCGCGAACATACTGCTCACCGATTACGGCGAGCCGGCATTGACGGATTTCGGCATCGCACACATCACCGGCGGGTTCGAGACGACCACCGGGGTCGTCACCGGGTCACCGGCGTTCATCGCCCCCGAAGTCGTAGCCGGACGCCCTCCGAGCACGTCCGCGGACGTGTACGGGCTCGGCGCCACCCTGTTCGCGGCGCTCACCGGCCATGCCGCGTTCGAACGCCGCAGCGGCGAGCAATTGATGGCACACTTCGTGCGGATCACATCCGAGCCGGTACCGGACCCCCGCGAGCACGGCGTTCCCGAGGACGTCAGTGCAATCATCGAACAGACCATGGCCAGTGATCCCGAGACGCGCCCATCTGCCGCGGAGCTGAGTCAACATCTGCGCGAAGCCCAGTTACGGCATGGATTCGCGGTCGAGGATATCGCTCTGCACACCACCGAGTCGGGAGCCGCGACCGATGCCCCTCCCGAAAAAGGTGGTTGGCCTGTACCGTCGTGGTCGGCCGATTCGGGGCGAGGGGGTCAACTCCCGCTGGAGTTGACCAGCTTCGTCGACCGCCACACGGAGTTGACCGAGGCGAGGAACGCGTTGTCGAACGCGCGGCTGCTGACCCTGACCGGCACCGGTGGGGTCGGAAAGACCCGTCTTGCGCTCCGTATCGCCGGCAAGGTGCGCCGGGACTTCGCCGATGGCACCACCCTGGTGGAGCTCGGGGAGTTGCGTGACGAGTTGCTGTTGGCGGGTGTGGTGGCGAACGCGCTGGGATTACGTGACCAATCGGCGCGACCCATACCCGAGGTGCTCGTCGAGTTCCTCGCCGGGCGCGAACAGCTGCTGATACTGGACAATTGTGAGCAACTGGTGTCCGCGGTCGCCAAGCTCACCGAGACCCTGCTTCGCACATGCCCACGGCTGCGGATTCTCGCCACCAGTCGCGAACCACTCGGCATCAGCGGGGAAGCGGTGCTGCTTGTGCCGCCGCTCGGCGTCCCGGATCCCGACGACCTACCGCGAGGGATGGCGGGCAACGATGCGATCACCTTGTTCGCCGAACGAGGAGCCGCGGCCGCCCCGGGATTCGAGGTCACCGAGGAGAACAAGGTCACCATCGCTCGGATCTGCCAGCGATTGGACGGGCTCCCGCTACCCATCGAGCTTGCCGCCGCTCGGTTGCGGGCAATGACGCCGGAACAAATACTGCAACGCTTGACCGACCGGTACGTACTGTTGACCCATGGCAGCCGGGATGCGCCGTCGAGACAACAAACGCTCCGGATGTGCATCGACTGGAGCTACGACCTGTGTACACCGGCTGAGCAGCGGCTGTGGTCGCAGCTGTCGGTCTTCGCCGGTAGTTTCGACCTCGACGCCGCCGAACAAGTGTGCGGCGCAGATCTGCCCGCGCAGGAAATACTCGACACGGTGACCTACCTCGTCGACAAGTCGATTCTGATACGGGAGCCGGCCGGTGCCGAGATGCGGTTCCGCATGCTCGAGACCGTGCGCGATTACGGCCGAGAAAAGGCGCAGGAGAGCGGCGAGCATGCCGAACTGCGTCAGCGACACCGAGACTGGTGCGAGCGCCTGGTACTCGACACGGAATCGCAGTGGATCAGCTCCCGCGAGCTCGCGTTGATCACCGTACTCGTGCGGGAGCACCCGAATATTCGGGACGCATTGGAATCCTGTGTCTCCGAGAGCCCAGCCTCCGGACTCCGGATCGTGGCCGCCTTGTACCCATTCTGGCTTTCCCGGGGTTTGCTCAGCGAAGGCAGGCGATGGCTCGACCGACTCCTCGCCCGTCAACCGGCCCAGCCGACCGTCGATCACGCCAAAGCACTTTACGTCGGCAGCATGATGACTGGCGTCCAGGGCGACCTGCAGGCGGCGGCCGCCCTGGTGGAGGATGCACACGAACTCGAGGCTCGGACACGAGATCCGTTGGTACGCGCACACATCGACAGTGCACTGGGCTACGCTGCCCTGTTCGGTGGACAACCTCTCGACGCACGTGCTTATCTCGAGAAGGCTGTCCGAACCTACGCCGGCCGTAACGATGTCGTCGAGGTTGTAGCGCTCGTCGGTCTCGGCTTGGCCGACGAGTTCCTCGGCGACACCGAACACGCCATCGAATGCTATGAGCGCGTTCTGGTGATCACCGATGCACGGGGTGAATCGGTGTTTCGGTCGTATTGCTTGTGGGGGCTGGCGGTCGCGGTATGGCGACGCGGTGAGCGTGAACGAGCGGTCCGACTACTCGAACAGGCACTGCGGGCCGACCTCGAGGTGAACGACCGGCTCAACGCCAGCTTCAGCCTGCAGGCGATGGCATGGATCGCCGCCGAGGACCAGAACGCGCGACGTGCGGTCGTGCTGCTGGCAGCCTCGGAAAAGCTCAGCCGGTCCGTGGGAAGTCCGATCGTCGTCTTGCCCAATATGAGCGAGTACCAGGAAGCGTGCGAACGCGCGACTCGACATGCTCTGAGCAAGGAGACGTTCGCCGCCGCTCATCGGGACGGGGCGGGTCTGAGTTTCGGTGACGCAATCGCCTACGCCTTAGGTGAGCAGCTGCCGGCTGAACCTCCACCTTCCGCTCTTGCCGCACACCTGACGAAGCGCGAGCGGGAGGTCGCCGAACTGATCGCCGAGGGACTGACGAATAAGGAGATCGCCACCCGGTTGGTGATCTCCCCTCGCACCGCTCAGGGGCACGTTGAACATATTCTGACCAAGTTGGAGTTCACCTCACGCACACAGATCGCGGCATGGGTTGTCGAACAACGCAGAGAGAATCTTTGA
- the mddA gene encoding methanethiol S-methyltransferase, with product MAEMVEKPRAPHTRGVARTLITAYGMVVYAIFLIVFVYAIGWVEGLVVPHTIDDGPDAPVVVAVVIDLALLTVFAMQHSVMARPWFKRRWTRIVPQPMERSTYVLFATAALALLMWQWRPLPEQIWNVENTSVRVALYAVSLGGWALVLAATFAIDHFDLFGLRQVLRNQSGKSALPSAFRTPMLYRVIRHPLYAGFVIAFWVAPTMSWGRLLFAVGTTGFILVAVRFEEHDLVDTFGDDYRTYRSRVPMLVPRIGSRAR from the coding sequence ATGGCCGAGATGGTCGAAAAGCCGCGAGCACCGCACACGCGGGGAGTCGCCCGCACCCTGATCACCGCATACGGAATGGTGGTCTACGCCATATTCCTGATCGTGTTCGTGTATGCGATCGGATGGGTCGAGGGGCTCGTCGTGCCTCACACGATCGACGATGGTCCCGACGCCCCCGTCGTGGTCGCCGTGGTCATCGACCTGGCGCTATTGACGGTCTTCGCCATGCAACATTCGGTGATGGCCAGGCCCTGGTTCAAGAGACGCTGGACGAGGATCGTCCCACAGCCGATGGAGCGCTCGACATACGTATTGTTCGCCACGGCGGCGCTGGCGCTGCTGATGTGGCAGTGGCGTCCGCTGCCCGAGCAGATCTGGAACGTCGAGAACACTTCGGTCCGCGTCGCACTGTATGCGGTGTCGCTCGGCGGATGGGCTCTCGTACTGGCGGCAACGTTCGCCATCGATCACTTCGACCTGTTCGGGTTGCGCCAGGTCCTGCGGAATCAGAGCGGTAAGTCGGCTCTTCCCAGTGCCTTTCGGACGCCGATGCTGTACCGGGTGATCCGGCACCCGCTGTACGCGGGTTTCGTGATCGCGTTCTGGGTGGCGCCGACGATGTCCTGGGGCCGACTGTTGTTCGCTGTCGGGACCACCGGGTTCATCCTGGTGGCGGTGCGCTTCGAGGAGCATGACCTGGTGGATACGTTCGGCGACGACTATCGCACCTACCGCTCGCGGGTGCCGATGCTGGTCCCGCGGATCGGCTCCCGGGCGCGGTAG
- a CDS encoding ABC transporter ATP-binding protein has translation MENSVPVVRVESVDLVRDGRFLLRDVTLQVRRGEHWVLLGANGAGKSTLLSLLGATAHPTAGTVHVLGHRLGRVDMRELRAHIGHVNPRHMVRAPLTVRDVVLTGLTNTPEFPPRWAPTDAQVMRAEELVHALGMGSRLNLLWPTLSQGERGRALIARALMAEPELLLLDEPATGLDLAAREQLLTSLDDLRAQDPDRASILVTHHLEEIPTTTTHAVLVREGVIVAQGPVSDVLTTANISDCFDHSITISNEHGRWVAQTRVPVTVG, from the coding sequence ATGGAGAATTCCGTTCCCGTCGTGAGGGTCGAATCCGTCGACCTGGTCCGTGACGGTAGGTTCCTCCTGCGCGACGTCACTCTGCAGGTCCGGCGCGGCGAACACTGGGTATTGTTGGGCGCCAACGGTGCAGGCAAGAGCACGTTGCTCTCGCTGCTCGGAGCAACCGCGCACCCCACGGCCGGCACCGTCCACGTTCTCGGTCACCGGCTGGGCCGGGTCGACATGCGGGAATTACGAGCGCACATCGGTCACGTGAATCCGCGCCATATGGTCCGGGCGCCGCTGACCGTGCGGGACGTCGTCCTCACCGGCCTGACCAACACCCCCGAGTTTCCACCGCGGTGGGCACCGACCGACGCGCAGGTTATGCGCGCGGAGGAACTCGTCCACGCCCTTGGGATGGGGTCACGGTTGAATCTGCTGTGGCCGACCCTGTCCCAGGGTGAGCGCGGCCGCGCCCTGATCGCCCGCGCCCTCATGGCCGAGCCCGAACTCTTACTGCTCGACGAGCCGGCGACGGGCCTCGATCTTGCGGCGCGCGAACAGCTTTTGACTTCGCTCGACGATCTGCGCGCCCAGGACCCCGACCGCGCCAGCATTCTTGTCACGCACCACCTCGAGGAAATCCCCACCACGACCACACATGCCGTTCTCGTGCGGGAAGGTGTCATCGTCGCGCAGGGCCCGGTATCGGACGTTCTCACGACCGCCAACATCAGCGACTGCTTCGACCACTCCATCACCATCTCCAACGAGCACGGGCGCTGGGTGGCGCAGACACGGGTTCCCGTAACCGTCGGCTGA
- a CDS encoding enoyl-CoA hydratase: MTDFETILLDRKGRVGIITLHRPKALNALNSQLMREVVSAVEELEKDPEIGAILITGSDRAFAAGADIKEMQPKSYMDVYLDDFFSAWDKVAAARKPTIAAVAGYALGGGCELAMLCDILIAADTAKFGQPEIKLGVIPGIGGSQRLTRAVGKAKAMELCLTGRNMDAEEAERAGLVSRIVPAADLLDEALQTATTIADMSLPVAMMAKEAVNRSFETTLTEGIRFERRVFHSTFATEDQKEGMTAFVEKRPPVFKHR; encoded by the coding sequence GTGACCGACTTCGAGACCATCCTGCTCGACCGCAAGGGCCGGGTCGGGATCATCACCCTGCACCGTCCGAAGGCGCTCAACGCCCTGAACTCACAGCTGATGCGCGAGGTCGTGTCGGCGGTGGAGGAGTTGGAGAAGGATCCGGAGATCGGGGCCATCCTGATCACCGGATCGGATCGGGCCTTCGCCGCCGGCGCGGACATCAAGGAGATGCAACCCAAGTCGTACATGGACGTCTACCTCGACGACTTCTTCTCCGCCTGGGACAAGGTGGCCGCGGCCCGCAAGCCTACGATCGCCGCGGTCGCCGGGTACGCGCTCGGCGGTGGATGCGAGTTGGCGATGCTCTGCGACATCCTGATCGCCGCCGACACCGCGAAGTTCGGGCAACCCGAGATCAAACTCGGGGTCATTCCCGGGATCGGCGGCTCGCAGCGGCTGACCCGGGCGGTCGGCAAGGCCAAGGCCATGGAACTGTGCCTGACCGGCCGGAACATGGACGCCGAGGAAGCCGAACGCGCCGGACTCGTCTCGAGGATCGTGCCCGCCGCGGACCTACTCGACGAGGCCCTGCAGACCGCGACCACCATCGCCGACATGTCGCTACCGGTCGCGATGATGGCGAAAGAAGCAGTCAACCGGTCCTTCGAAACCACCCTCACCGAAGGAATCCGCTTCGAACGACGAGTCTTCCACTCCACCTTCGCCACCGAAGACCAAAAAGAAGGCATGACCGCGTTCGTCGAAAAACGCCCACCGGTCTTCAAACACCGCTAG